A window of Candidatus Krumholzibacteriia bacterium contains these coding sequences:
- the plsY gene encoding glycerol-3-phosphate 1-O-acyltransferase PlsY yields MNPWTALLVGALIGYVLGSIPASYVAGRLLRGIDLRDHGSGNLGATNVYRTLGWKAAVPVLAIDIAKGSAAVAVGLYLLPSWSTMPDLTALVCAVTAILGHGFSPFVGFKGGKGVATAAGAFIALTPVATLSAIFVWAVLLVATRIMSVASVAAAAVLPVNLLVFELLQRGGEARWATMIFGTLIAVWVILRHRGNLERLREGKESTLW; encoded by the coding sequence ATGAACCCATGGACGGCGTTGCTGGTGGGGGCATTGATCGGCTACGTGCTCGGAAGCATTCCCGCGAGCTACGTCGCCGGTCGCCTGCTGCGCGGCATCGACCTGCGCGACCATGGCAGCGGCAACCTCGGCGCGACCAACGTCTACCGTACGCTGGGCTGGAAGGCGGCGGTCCCGGTGCTCGCCATCGACATCGCCAAGGGCTCTGCCGCCGTGGCGGTCGGTCTGTACCTGCTGCCGTCCTGGTCGACCATGCCCGATCTCACCGCGCTCGTGTGCGCGGTGACCGCCATCCTCGGCCATGGCTTCAGTCCCTTCGTGGGATTCAAGGGCGGCAAGGGCGTGGCCACGGCCGCCGGGGCTTTCATCGCGTTGACACCGGTTGCCACGCTGTCGGCGATCTTCGTGTGGGCCGTACTCCTGGTCGCCACGCGCATCATGAGCGTGGCGAGCGTGGCGGCGGCAGCGGTGCTGCCGGTGAACCTCCTGGTCTTCGAGCTGTTGCAGCGCGGCGGCGAGGCCCGTTGGGCCACGATGATCTTCGGCACCCTGATCGCCGTGTGGGTCATCCTGCGCCACCGGGGCAACCTCGAGCGTCTACGCGAAGGCAAGGAGTCGACCCTGTGGTGA
- a CDS encoding NAD(P)H-dependent glycerol-3-phosphate dehydrogenase, translated as MNTGPIAVLGAGSWGTAVAASLARHDGQVRLWARDPEVAAAIVGGQNPRYLKDAALPSGIDASSDLEETVRDATTIVLGVPAAATADIVDRVVALTGSDVDWVLLAKGLERGTGRRLSQVVLEHAHATTRHVFALLGPSHAEEVVRGQPTAIVLAGRPCPERADLQRRLSGPGLRVYTNDDLIGVEIAAAVKNVLAIAAGLGDGLGLGDNGKGALLTRGVAELARLGVALGGRRDTFFGLSGVGDVVTTCLSRHSRNRALGERIARGETMEESLNSIGQVVEGVATTKTVVELADARGVAVPIAHEVAAVLFEGKAPREALDDLMQRSLKGEWEDAPPEDDGEA; from the coding sequence GTGAACACCGGGCCGATCGCCGTCCTCGGCGCCGGCTCGTGGGGAACGGCGGTCGCCGCCAGCCTGGCTCGCCACGACGGTCAGGTGCGTCTGTGGGCCCGCGACCCCGAAGTGGCCGCGGCGATCGTCGGGGGACAGAACCCGCGGTATCTGAAGGACGCGGCACTGCCGTCGGGGATCGACGCCTCGAGCGACCTGGAAGAGACCGTCCGCGACGCCACGACCATCGTGCTGGGTGTCCCGGCCGCGGCCACCGCCGACATCGTCGACCGGGTGGTGGCACTCACCGGATCCGACGTCGATTGGGTCCTGCTCGCCAAGGGCCTCGAGCGCGGAACCGGTCGCCGCCTGAGCCAGGTGGTTCTCGAGCACGCCCACGCGACCACGCGCCACGTCTTCGCCCTGCTCGGCCCGAGCCACGCCGAGGAGGTGGTGCGCGGCCAGCCCACGGCCATCGTGCTCGCCGGGCGTCCCTGCCCCGAGAGGGCCGATCTGCAGCGCCGCCTGAGCGGCCCCGGCCTGCGCGTGTACACGAACGACGACCTGATCGGCGTGGAGATCGCCGCCGCGGTGAAGAACGTCCTGGCCATCGCGGCCGGCCTGGGCGACGGCCTGGGGTTGGGCGACAACGGCAAGGGTGCCCTGCTCACCCGCGGGGTGGCCGAGCTCGCGCGGTTGGGCGTGGCGCTCGGCGGCCGACGCGACACCTTCTTCGGGCTGTCCGGTGTGGGCGACGTGGTCACCACCTGTTTGAGCCGTCACAGCCGCAACCGCGCGCTCGGCGAGCGGATCGCCCGGGGCGAAACCATGGAAGAATCCTTGAACTCGATCGGCCAAGTGGTGGAAGGTGTGGCCACTACGAAGACCGTCGTCGAGCTCGCCGACGCGCGGGGAGTCGCCGTCCCGATCGCCCACGAGGTCGCGGCGGTCCTCTTCGAGGGCAAGGCCCCGCGCGAAGCGCTCGACGATCTCATGCAACGGAGCCTGAAGGGAGAGTGGGAGGACGCCCCGCCCGAGGACGACGGCGAGGCGTGA
- a CDS encoding MerR family transcriptional regulator, producing the protein MEHGQALPNLPEKLYYSIREVSEYTGVKAHVLRYWEQEFPTLRPKKNRAGNRSYRPRDIHQVLMIKKLLYEDGFKIDGARRLLKEEPEKIEQLDLLAEPPEVRRKAQVAQLKREVADLLDFVRGL; encoded by the coding sequence ATGGAACACGGTCAAGCCCTGCCGAACCTGCCCGAGAAGCTGTACTACAGCATCCGGGAGGTGTCGGAGTACACCGGCGTGAAGGCGCACGTGCTCCGCTACTGGGAGCAGGAGTTCCCCACCCTGAGGCCGAAGAAGAATCGGGCCGGCAACCGCAGTTACCGGCCGCGCGACATCCATCAGGTCCTGATGATCAAGAAGTTGCTCTACGAGGACGGCTTCAAGATCGACGGTGCCCGTCGGTTGCTCAAGGAAGAGCCCGAGAAGATCGAGCAGCTCGATCTCCTGGCCGAGCCGCCCGAGGTTCGTCGGAAGGCCCAGGTGGCCCAGCTCAAGCGGGAGGTGGCCGATCTCCTGGACTTCGTCCGTGGACTCTGA
- a CDS encoding glycosyltransferase family 2 protein: MSELTVLLPGYNVARHLGELIPKIREHLPEAEILLVDDGSTEGTAHVATELGLQVEIHAQNRGKGAALRTGFDAALARGTRAVITMDADGQHLASEAHLLVAAWREGAEVVVGNRMTATESMPWLRKRTNEFTSRVISGLAGTPIPDSQNGYRLFDAAVLKAVHLESERYDLESEILIKAAALGFRVVSVPVTTVYGDEISSIHPVADTIRFARLVSRAGRWRRHPGERTTRVS; this comes from the coding sequence TTGAGTGAGCTGACCGTCCTGCTCCCCGGGTACAACGTCGCCCGCCATCTGGGCGAACTGATCCCGAAGATCCGGGAGCACCTGCCCGAGGCCGAGATCCTGCTCGTGGACGACGGTTCCACCGAGGGAACCGCCCACGTCGCCACCGAGCTCGGTCTGCAGGTCGAGATCCACGCCCAGAACCGCGGCAAGGGCGCGGCCCTGCGCACGGGGTTCGACGCAGCGCTCGCGCGCGGGACACGGGCCGTGATCACCATGGACGCCGACGGCCAGCACCTCGCGTCGGAGGCCCACCTCCTCGTCGCCGCCTGGCGCGAAGGGGCCGAGGTCGTCGTCGGAAACCGCATGACGGCCACGGAGTCGATGCCCTGGTTGCGCAAGCGCACGAACGAGTTCACCAGCCGTGTGATCAGCGGACTGGCCGGGACACCCATCCCCGACAGTCAGAACGGGTATCGACTCTTCGACGCGGCCGTGTTGAAGGCGGTGCATCTCGAGTCCGAACGATACGATCTCGAGAGCGAGATCCTGATCAAGGCGGCCGCGCTGGGATTCCGTGTGGTGTCGGTTCCGGTCACCACCGTGTACGGCGACGAGATCAGTTCGATCCATCCGGTGGCCGACACCATTCGCTTCGCACGCCTGGTGTCGCGGGCCGGCCGGTGGCGGCGCCATCCGGGCGAGCGCACGACCCGCGTGTCCTGA
- the surE gene encoding 5'/3'-nucleotidase SurE, which produces MHLLLSNDDGVDAEGLKRLRDALRTARPDWRVTVVAPTSERSATSHALTLTQPLRIEERGDGVFAVSGTPTDSVLVAMNSIVADDPPDVVISGINHGPNMGEDVHYSGTVAAAFEGRMLDVPAVALSLASREIPLRFGAAAHFAGEILPAWIEEGLVPDTLLNVNIPGGEPHEVKGIRACRLGSRKYTDVVVRKEDPRGRAYYWIAGHHQAISEEPNTDLVLSAEGWITVTPLLVDLTDHAKLDQLGGIDRTW; this is translated from the coding sequence GTGCACCTGCTGCTGAGCAACGACGACGGCGTCGACGCCGAAGGCCTCAAGCGTCTGCGCGACGCCCTCCGTACCGCGCGGCCCGACTGGCGGGTCACCGTGGTGGCACCCACGTCCGAGCGCAGCGCCACCAGCCACGCCCTCACCCTGACCCAGCCGTTGCGGATCGAGGAACGCGGCGACGGCGTCTTCGCCGTGTCGGGAACACCGACCGACAGCGTCCTGGTGGCCATGAACTCGATCGTGGCCGACGATCCTCCCGACGTCGTGATCAGCGGGATCAACCACGGCCCGAACATGGGCGAGGACGTCCACTACAGCGGCACCGTGGCCGCGGCCTTCGAGGGACGCATGCTCGACGTGCCTGCCGTGGCCCTGAGTCTCGCCAGCCGTGAGATCCCGCTGCGCTTCGGCGCTGCCGCGCACTTCGCCGGTGAGATCCTCCCCGCCTGGATCGAAGAGGGCCTGGTGCCCGACACGCTCCTGAACGTGAACATCCCCGGCGGCGAACCCCACGAGGTCAAGGGCATCCGCGCCTGCCGACTGGGTAGCCGCAAGTACACCGACGTCGTCGTGCGCAAGGAGGACCCGCGCGGGCGGGCCTACTACTGGATCGCCGGCCACCACCAGGCGATCAGCGAGGAGCCGAACACCGACCTCGTGCTCAGCGCCGAGGGCTGGATCACCGTCACGCCTCTGCTGGTCGACCTGACCGATCACGCCAAGCTCGACCAGCTGGGAGGGATCGACCGGACGTGGTAG